TTATAAAACTGGGTACTAGCCATAATATAGCGGCACTGACCACGGCGATAATAAGCGTGCTTTGTTGGCGACAAAATTGCTTGCTCATGGATAAGACGGCATCGGCTACTACTACGAGCGCAAATAGTTTAAGGCCAGTGACGATGGCGAGCGCGGCGGGTTGATGAGTCCAAGCGCTACCAGCAAGCGCTAAACCCAGCATTAATAAAAAAGAGGGCAGCGTAAAACCCACAAAAGCGGCAATGGCGCCCCATAAGCCGCCACGCTGATATCCCAGTGCAAAACCTAATTGGCTAGAAGTAGGGCCGGGCAGTAATTGACACAGTGCGAGTGTAGAGGCAAACCTATCTTGAGGGATCCAACCCAATTTTTGGATAAAGTGGCGCTGAAAATAACCAATATGGGCCGCCGGACCACCAAAGCTAACGCACCCTAATTTAAGAAACTGCCAAAATATTGCTAGCATCATTTGCCTCTGACTCTACATTAATGGCCACTATCATAACCGCCTTAGGCTAGCTTCTCATGGCGTAATCGTACTTATTTTAATGTGCCCGCCATTTGCTTTTATTTAACTTGCGACAAAATGAGTCCTATTGTTTTCAATGGGACTCGTTATGCTCGGTAATTAGGTCTACACTGAAATTGTTGACTCACCCAAAGAAGGACTAAATTATGTTTTCACAAACCATGATGAAGAAATTAATGGCAGTCTTAATGGTCGCAGGCTTAGTAGGCGGCTTGGCAGGGTGCAACACAATTGCAGGCGCTGGCAAAGACGTAGAGCGTGGTGGAGAAGCCGTGCAAGATGCCGCGCACGATGTGCAGCATAGACACTAATTAATGAGCGATTTGGCTTTAGACTTTAATTAACTAAAAGCAAAACCAATAACCGCAACGAGGCGTAATTTTAAGATTACGCCTCGTTTTTATAAGCAAGCTAAGCATTACTGGTTATTTAATGTGGCCAAAGCGCTCGGTTAAGTAAGCAATAATGTCGTTTGACTCATACATCCAACGTACTTCCCCCTGCTCGGTAATACGCAAACAAGGTGACTTCACCCGACCGCCACCTGCCGCCAATTCCTCTCTATAAGGCGAGCCTGGCGTCACGTTACGTTTCTCGATAGGCAAATTCAGCTTGTGCATATTTCTGCGCACTTTAATACAAAACGGGCAGCGCGGCAGTTGATACAGTGCCAGCTCGCCACAGGCTGCATCTACTTCGGCTTGGCCGGATTCAGAGCGGCGCATTTTACTGGGGCGAGTAATAAAATCGCCCACCTGCCACACGCCACCAATTCCATTACGTAACAACTTAACCAGCATACAGGCTCCCTAACGTGAGCGGTTTTGCCGCTCGTTAAACAATAATTTATACCCTTAGGGAAAGAGTGTATCTGTAAATAGCCAGTGGAGGAAATGTGGCGTATAGCTTGGCAAGGCTATTTCCCCCACAGCGTTAGGGCAGCTGAGCCATAATACGTTTTGCTCGAGCCATAACAGGAATATCGACCATATTACCACTCACGGCGACCACCGCGCCTTTTTCTCGCTGCTCTGCGGCCAGTACCTGCTTGGCCCAAGAAATTTGCGCGCTAGTAGGCGTCAGTGCTTTATTGGCGGGGGCCACTTGAGCGGGGTGGATTAATAAAAAGCCACCAAAGCCTAAGCGCATCCCTTGGCGAGCATAATCGGTTAAGCCTTTTGCATCATATAAAGCGGTATAAACCGCATCAATGGGGGCGCCTAAGCCATGCACTCGTGAGCAGAGCACCAGTTGACTGCGAGCATATAAAAAAGCGGTTTCATCAAGCGGTTCACCTGCAGGTGGTGGGTAGTCCATGCCTAAATCAAAAGCGAGATCTAATTTGCCAAATAATAGGCGCGCCACGTTAGGCACTTGAGCCAATTCATTCAGGCGACTAAAAGCCAATGCAGATTCAATAAAAGGCAGTAGGGGTTTTTCGCTAAGGTGGGCCAGTTCGGTGAGGGCTTCAGGATTATCGACTTTAGGGACCACGATGCCAGCAACAGCAGGGGAGCGACACACGCTGGTATCTTGGCTAAACCAAGGGCTACCGGTGCCATTAATGCGAATGAGGACTGAATTGGCAGGCTGACTTTCTAGCCACTGACTTAAGGCGCTGCTGGCCGCGTCTTTTTCACTGGCCGGTACCGCGTCTTCTAAGTCGATAATAATGGCATCGGCCCCACTGGCTAATGCCTTATCAAAGCGCTCCGGCCGATTAGCAGGAACGAAGAGCAGTGTTTGTAGCGCATTAATGTCCATAAAAACCCCTGTGCCTTTGCGCCCCGCTCAAGGGCGGGGCGTAAAGTAATGATGGAGTCTTCTATTTAGACCAGTGCGCTAACTCTGTAAACCTTAACCACAATAGACTGGGATCTAGGTTGGATTATAGAGTTTCGTGAGGGCCAAACACTTCATAGTGCAAACGGTCATCACTCACACCCCAGCCCACTAAGGTTTCTTTAACCATGGCCATAAAGGGCAGCGGGCCACAGAAATAATAGTGGGTATTAGGGGTAGTAATACTGTCTTTTAGCTGATTGAGATTCATAAAACCTTCGCTATGATAATGCTCGGCGGCTTGGTCTTGCTCACCGGGGGTGCGATACCAAATATGCGTAGTTAAATTACTATTAGCTTGGCGCAAGGCCTGAATATCTTTTTGGAAAGCATGCTGGGTGCCATCTTCACAAGCATGTAACCAATGAATAGCTGCCGTGTGCTTATGCTTAATTAATTGATCTAACATTGCGCGCATGGGGGTTTGACCCACACCGCCTGAGATTAATACCACAGGGATTTCAGGACCCACTTCCATGAAAAAATCACCCGATGGCGGCAATACTTGTAAGCTATCGCCCACATGAACTTCATCGTGCATAAAGTTAGAAGCCACGCCATTGGGCTCACGTTTTACGGCAATACGGTAGGTTTTACCATTTGGTGCTTGGCAAAGTGAGTATTGGCGATATTCATTGTTTGCCAATTTGGGGCTCACTAAGTGTAAATTCAGATATTGGCCGGGCAAGAAGTCCATCACGGCACCGCCATCTTTTGGCTCTAATAAGAAGCTGGTGATCACGGCACTTTCTACTTGTTTATCTTTAACAATAAAGTCGCGATAACCGCGCCAGCCGCCGATCTTTTGCTCGCTTTGCTGATACAGCTGCTCTTCACGGCCAATAAATAAGCCCGCTAAAGCGCCGTAAGCTTGTGCCCAAGCATCAATAACTTCAGGCGTGGCGGCATCGGGCGCTAATTCTTTAATGGTTTCTAGTAAATGGTGACCCACAATATCGTACTGCGCTGGCGTAATAGCAAAGCCGGTGTGCTTTTGGGCAATTCGCTCTACGGCGCTGGCTAAGACGGCGGGGTTGTCGATATTTTTAGCATAAGCGAGCACGGCATTAAATAAAGCGGCGGGCTGGCGACCAGATACTTGATTACTAAGGTTGAATACGTCTTTCAGCTCGGGATTGTCACGAAACATACGCTGATAAAAATGCTGGGTGAGTGCAGTGTTAGCAGACTCCAGCAAAGGAACAGTACTTTTAACGATTTCTCGGGTGCGACTATCGAGCATGATTAACGCCTCTTAATGTGTATTTATAATGCAACTTAGGCGCTATTTTATAGTGTCATTTGATATGCATCAATATATAAATCATTTTTTTATGCTTAAGGCGTCATGTTCAGTCACAGTCGTCACTTGCTTTTATAGCCGTTAACGTAACAATGGTGAGTTAAAAAGGGTGCCTAACAAAGGGTATTTAATGAGGCAGTGGCGCTTACGCGGTGAGTTAAGGCTGCTTAAAAATGGATTAAGGAAAAAAATGACACAAGATACGACTAGTCGTTTAGCCCAAGTACTAGCGCTAATCGATGAAGAGAATAAGCAAGACCCTAATCAAGAACTAGCGCACGGCCAGAGCTGGCCTAAAGAATACTTATATGGCCTGCGCATGACTGAGCAACAAAGGGCTTTTGTGCCGAATGCCGATGAGTTGTTACAAATTGCTTGTCGGGCCCAACACATTAAACGCTGGAGCATAGCGCGCGCCAGTTACCCCATGAACAGAGCCGGTTATCATCAATGGCGCAGTGACTTAGGTGCCTTTCATGGTGAGTTAACGGCGCAGTTGATGGCCAAGGTGGGTTATAGCTTGGCTGAGCAAAGCACAGTGAAAAATTTATTATTAAAAAAGCAGCTTAAGCAAGACCCTCAAGCACAAGCACTAGAAGATGTTATTTGTTTAGTTTTTTTACGCTACTATTTGGCCGACTTTGCCCAACGCCACAGTGAAGAAAAGATAGTGAGTATTATCAAGAAAACCTGGCGGAAAATGTCTGCTTCTGGTCAAGCGGCGGCGCTAGAGTTGCCATTAAGTGACGAGGTGACTGCCCTGGTCGCCAAAGCCTTAGCCTGTAGTGAAGAGTAAAGGCAGGTCATAGTCCGCGGTAAATGCCGATTTTTTGCAATATGACGGGTGCGCCACACCTTACAGTAAAAAGAAATGGCGACTTAGGGCGGCGGCAATAATACCCGCAGTAATCGCCGGTAGCTGCTTTTTAAGTAACAGCATGGTGAGCGCCGTGGTCAATAAAGCGGCGCGGGCCCCAATATCTCCATGAATGGCCATGGGCGTTAAAATAGCCACCAGTACTGAGCCTGACATGGCGGTAATAAATTGATGTACTCGCTGATTAAAAGGGATAAATGACATCACAAAGACGCCGCCTAAGCGGGTCGCTAAGGTCACTATTGCCATTGCGAGAATAATTAATAAGGTACCGTTACCGGCAGTGGTGAGCGTCATGGAGAGTCCTGCTTAGGCTTTTCTAAATGAGAGGTAGGAGAGGCGCTGTTCTCCATCCAAATTGAGCCTAGTAAGCCGCCCGATAAGGCGCCTACTACCACATGACTATTAGCAGGTAGCCACCAATAGGCCAACATGGAGCAACTGCCGGCGACCAGCCAAATAACCAAAGTACGACTGTCTTTTCGCCCGCCCAATAACATGGCCAGCAAGAAACAACCCAGCACCATATCTAGGCCTATGCTCACTGGGTCTTCAATGGCACTGCCAAAATACAAACCAATACCGGTCCCTAACATCCAGCACGACCAAATGGCTAAACCACCACCAAAAAATAGCCCCAAGGCGCGCTCGCCTTTATAAAAACTTTGCATGGCCATGGCCCAGTTAGCATCGGAGGCAAATAGCATTAAGCCATAGCGCTTTAGCGGAGGTAAGTAGCGCAACCAAGGGTATAAAGTCGCGCCCATTAACAGGTGGCGCGCATTAATAGCAAATGTGGTGATGACTAAGGGCATGAGCGGTACTTGCAGCCCCCACATATCTAGGGCGGCAAATTGGGAGGTGCCGGCAAAAACTAGGGCACTCATCCAAGCAATTTCAACCTCGCTTAAACCGGTTTGCGCCGCCGCTAACCCAAAGGCTAAGCCGAAAGCGCCCACAAAAAAAGACAATGGTAGCAACTGTTTAAAGCCCAACCACGTCTCTGCGGCGCTAAATTTAGCCTGTGCGGCATAGGTGTCCATTGCAGTATTCACGCTCATGCATCTTAAGGGCTGCCAAGAATAGCATCATGGCCTACGGGGGGCGAATTTAAGGCGTAATGATAAAAAAACACCGCTTTATATTAAAATATAAAGCGGTGTTTTAAATGCTAATAAATGATTAGCAAACTAGCTTAGAAACGATAAGTCACACCCACGGCGAAACCGTCGATAGAAACATCATTTTTATCGTAGTAGCTCATGTATTCGATATTAAGATCGGTATTCGCATTTAAGTGAACATCTGTACCTAACCCGAAAGACACATCGCTGCCAGAGTTAGTGTAGGAGTTAAACGGGCCTGAGTATTTGATCTTAGTATGAGTGACGCCCAATACGGCATACGGGAAAAACACATCACCTAGTGGGATGCCACCGCGTACATAAGCACCATAAAACAAGTCTTGTTCGATTTTGGTACGGCCAATATTATCGTCGTCGATGCCTGTGCCTAAGCGCAGCTCACCCGAGAAGTTTTCAGAAAATTCAGTACCTAAACGGCCATACAGGCTCACTAGGTCGGCGCTGCCGCCGCGGTCTTCATCATATTTGCTTGCTAAAATATTACCGCCTACATAGTTGGCGGCCATGGCTTGTCCACCACAGGCTAGTGCAGCAACAGCGAGAGAAACAGTGGTTAATTTTTTAAACATTGCGCTTACTCTTTATTGTTAGTGTTGGATATTATTTTATTTAGTGTTGGATCTTCTGTCCAAACTGCGAGCAGCTTACCCCATGGCCAAGACAAGCCTTGTCGTTGGCAATGACTATTTAATAAAAAGCCCGCTCTGGGCGGGCTTTTAAACAAGGCAATTGACTTACTTTGTCACTCGCTTGTACTTAATACGCTTAGGTTGTACTGACTCGGCGCCATAGGTTTTCTTTTTCCAGTCTTCATATTCACTGAAGTTACCTTCAAAGAATTCGACTTTACCTTCATCTTGATAATCTAAAATATGAGTCGCAATACGGTCTAAAAACCAACGGTCGTGCGAGATGACCATGGCACAACCTGGGAATTCCAAGATGGCATTTTCCAGCGCACGCAGTGTTTCTATGTCTAAGTCGTTAGTCGGCTCATCCAGTAATAAGACGTTGCCGCCTGATTGCAACAGCTTTGCCATATGCAAACGACCGCGCTCACCGCCCGATAACTCACCGACGCGTTTTTGCTGATCGATGCCTTTAAAGTTAAAGCGACCTAAATAAGCGCGGCTAGGAATTTCTAAGTTGCCAATGCGCAGCATATCTTGACCGTCTGCCACTTCTTCCCAAACGGTTTTTTTATCGTCCATGCTGTCGCGGAACTGTTCAACTGAGGCCAGTTGCACCGACTCACCTAAGGTAATAGTGCCTGAGTCTGGTTGTTCGGCGCCCGTTAGCATGCGAAATAGGGTCGACTTACCGGCGCCGTTAGGGCCGATAATGCCCACGATAGCGCCCTTAGGAATGCTAAAGGATAGGTCATCAATTAAGACGCGGTCACCGTAGCTTTTCGTTAAGTTGGCTACATCAATGACTTGATCCCCTAAACGCGGGCCGGGTGGGATAAATAGCTCGTTGGTTTCATTACGCTTTTGAAAGTCTTGATTTTGCAACTCTTCAAAGCGCGCCATACGCGCCTTAGACTTAGCCTGACGACCTTTAGGATTTTGACGCACCCACTCCAATTCCTTTTGGATGGATTTTTGGCGGGCAGCTTCTGAAGACTGCTCTTGAGATAAGCGCTCATCTTTTTGCTCTAACCAAGAAGAGTAGTTGCCCTCCCAAGGAATACCCTCACCACGGTCCAGCTCCAAGATCCAACCGGCGACGTTATCTAAGAAGTAACGGTCGTGAGTAATGGCGACCACTGTGCCTTCATAATCATGTAAGAAGCGCTCTAACCAAGCCACAGACTCGGCGTCTAAGTGGTTAGTGGGTTCATCAAGTAGCAGCATGTCGGGTTTTTCAAGTAATAGCTGACACATCGCCACCCGGCGACGCTCACCACCTGAGAGTTTATCTATGGTGGCGTCCCACGGTGGTAACCGCAGCGCATCGGCGGCACGCTCTAGTTGGTTATCCAGATTATGGCCATCACCGGCTTGAATAATGGCTTCTAGCTCGCCTTGGCGCTTGGCTAATTGATCAAAGTCGGCATCCGGCTCGGCATAGGCGGCATACACTTCATCTAACTCTTTTAGCGCGCCGGCGACCTCTGATACCGCTTCTTCTATAGCTTGGCGTACGGTTTGCTCTGGCTTGAGCTTAGGCTCTTGCGGTAAATAGCCAATATTAATACCTGGCTGGGGACGCGCTTCACCTTCAATTTCTGTGTCTAGGCCGGCCATAATGCGTAGCAAGGTAGACTTACCGGCGCCGTTTAAACCCAGCACCCCAATTTTAGCGCCAGGGAAAAACGATAAAGAGATATTCTTTAGAATATGACGCTTGGGCGGAACCACTTTGCCCACGCGGTTCATACTGTAAACAAATTGAGCCATATCTATAGTGTCCTGAAATTTCAGAAAGAGTAGCTACCGAGTGCTTGCTGACTATTAGTTAATAAGTAAGCAGTCAGTAAAATATGCAGGCGTATATGGTACTTGCCTGAGCGGGGAAAGCCAGCTTTGGGAGTCGCTAAGCGCCACGCCACTCGCATCACTTAAAGAAAACCACACGTTTAGCGCATCATCTCAGTGATTGAGCGAGCTAATTTAAGCCTATTTGCCAATTAAGTTAAGTATGGTTCTCTGGCTGGGCGCTTAAGACAACTTACTCATCATCCATTAAGATTTGCGTCGCCGTAATTTTATGCTCTTGTAAAAAGGCCAACAACTTAAGCATGCTATCTACGGTGACGTCTTTGTCTGAAGCTAAGACTAAGTCGGTTTCTTTTAAAGCATCAATATGCTCGACTAATATGGGTTTAAACTGCTGCCAGTCTGCATATTCTTGACCATCTAGCGCCCATGCGGGACTGCCGGCCAACATATTAATGGTCATGGTCTTAGTCTCAACCATGGCGCCGAGTGCTTCGCTATCTGTTTTAGGCAAGTCCACTTCTAGTGATTGCAGCGGAATATTGGCAGTAAGCAGCAAAAACACCAGTACAATAAAAATAATGTCTAATAAGGGCGTAATATCGGGTGTTAAAGTACGCCAGCTCGAATGGCCAGACTCCGGACGACCTATCATGGACGCCCCCCTATCTGCACCCCTTCTAACTGCAAGTTGCATTGGTTTAATTCATCGGTCAGTTTGTCGAGTAGGCGATCTGCCCATAGGCCAAAAAGCTGAGCGCCAGCAATAGCGGGCAGCGCAATGAGTAAGCCCGCCGCGGTCGTACTCATGGCCAATCCTAGGCCATCTGCTAAGAGCGCAGGAGTCACAGGATCACTGCTTAAGCCGATACTTTTAAACATTTCTATTAAGCCCAACACTGTGCCTAATAACCCCAATAAAGGGCTGATCACGCCGACTAAAGTTAATACTCGCAAGCCCGAGTGCAGTTTGCGCCTTTGCTGTTGTAGCCAGACACCGGCTAAGTCTTCGCGAGTCGCTTTATCACAGCTTTGGTGCCTCACTAATAAGCTGCAACCGCGCAAAATTAGGGAATTAGACTGTTCATCTTTTACGGTGGCGTAACTGCCGCCTTGTTGCTGCAGTTGTTTCTTAGCTTGTTCGCCTCTTAGACTGATCCACAACAGGCTGACACTGCGCTCTAGCCAAATAGCGACGGTAATGATGGAGCATAAAATGAGTGGCCAGCTCATTAGACCTAATTGTTGATGTACTTGACTTAAAAATGACATGATTTAATCCAATTTAAAACGAATGGGAATATGAACGCGGTGAGCAATAGCACGACCATTTTCTACATAGGCAGAAAAGCGATATTTAGCGATGCCTTTTAATGCGGTGTTATCAAGTGCACTCACTCCAGAGGACTTAGCCACTACCCGCTTAATTTGTCGACCTTGCTCGTCTAACCACACCTCAACCACCACGGTTCCTTCTTGGCCGCGCCGTCTTGCTTGAATGGGGTAGGCGATAGGAGCGGGCTTACTCTTAAAGCTGGGTTGCTCAATGCGCTTTGGCGTAGTGTCTTTCGCCACCTTAGGTTGCGCTTTGGGCGCTTCTTTAACGAGTGGCTTAGGAGCAGGCTCAGGTGTTGGTGCCGGTGTGGGTTGAGGCTTAGGCACAGGTTTAGGTTTAGGTTGTGGCTTGGGCTCGGGTTTAGGAACCGGCTTAGGCGCGGGTTTAGGCACAGGTTTTGGCTCTGGCTTAGGCTCAGGTTTGGGTTCAGGTTTTGGCTCTGGCTCAGGTTTGGGTTCAGGTTTGGGTTCAGGTTTTGGCTCTGGCTCAGGTATAGGCTCAGGCTCAACGACAGGTGGCGCCTTAATCACTGTGGGGACCATTTGCACACTAATAGGGCCTGGATGAGTGGGAGCCACCGCCAATGTTAAATCTTGCGGCTCCATCGCCTGTGCAATAATGGCATGTACGACTAACGAAGCTAAGGCGAAGGTGGCGTAGCGTTTTAAGCTCAAAATTAACCTCAAAACATAAATGAGAATGATGTTACAGCGCATAGAATACGGATTTTAGGCGCGATGTCTATTGCTATTGTAAATGATAACGAATTGTATTTGAGATTTTTTAAAGTAAACCTTTCTGTCTCTCAGCGAGGGAGCGCACTTGATTATCGATTATTTGTGGGATTATTAAGGTGTTAGCGAGCTAAAGCACAGAAAATGAGCGGTTTGTGCCTTATATTTTGTGAGAGCGCACAAGATATAAAAATAAGACTTAAGCTATTTATAGGCTTCAAATATCCTAGCGCTTATTGCTAGCACCCGCGTTTAAAGAAGGAACAATGATGATGACGACCCGTACGGTAGGCGACATTATGACACGTGAACTATTAACGCTTGATCAAAGTGCCACCTTAAAAGATGCCCATGATCTGATGCGCGAAAAAAGCATTCGCCATATTCCTGTGGTGGATCCTTTAACTGGCAAACTCATGGGAGTGCTCACCCAAAAGCGCATGATCGCCACCATCATGAGCTTATTATCAGATTATGGAGTGAGTGCGCTGGAGCGTCGTGAGCGCCAATGCCGAGTAGTAGAAATTATTGACCCCGCTTTTGAGTCAGTGGATGAGCAGGCACCCTTAACCGATGCTGTGGCTTTTTTTCTTAAAAATAAACACGGCTGCTTAACCATAGTGGATGAAAACCAATGTTTAATCGGCATTGTTACTTCGTCGGATTTTGTGCGCTTGTGTGCCAAGTTGTTAGCTTCGCAGTTAAGCGAATAGTGACCATAGCTCTTAGCGCTTCCAACATAGTTAAATCTAGCGCTGTGCTGGCCTTCATCCTTTATTAATATTAATAGTGCTCTTTTGCAAAGTGCACCCTGTTAGGAGTGACTATGCGCTTTGCGTTTTCATTTTCTCATCTGTGTGCCGGTTTTATTGCGGTACTGGTTAGCTATACCAGCTCGGCGGCCATTATTTTTCAAGCGGCGGCCACGGTGGGAGCGACGACTGTTGAGATGAACTCGTGGATGTGGGCGCTAGGGCTGGGCATGGGGGCCACCTGTATTGGTTTTTCACTGCGTTATCGCCAGCCTATTCTCACCGCTTGGTCAACCCCAGGCGCGGCGTTATTAGTCACGGCTTTAGCGGGCGTAAGCCTAAATGAAGCAATAGGTGCGTTCTTATTTAGCTCAAGCTTAATTTTGTTGTGTGGCATAACGGGCTGGTTTTCGCGCATTATGCGCTTAGTGCCTGCAAGTTTAGCCGCCGCTATGTTGGGCGGCGTCTTACTAAGCTTTGGCTTAGACTTATTTAGCTCGGTGCAAAGCCAGCCTTGGCTAGTCAGCGCTATGTTG
This genomic window from Oceanisphaera avium contains:
- a CDS encoding entericidin A/B family lipoprotein gives rise to the protein MFSQTMMKKLMAVLMVAGLVGGLAGCNTIAGAGKDVERGGEAVQDAAHDVQHRH
- a CDS encoding glutathione S-transferase N-terminal domain-containing protein, with translation MLVKLLRNGIGGVWQVGDFITRPSKMRRSESGQAEVDAACGELALYQLPRCPFCIKVRRNMHKLNLPIEKRNVTPGSPYREELAAGGGRVKSPCLRITEQGEVRWMYESNDIIAYLTERFGHIK
- a CDS encoding HpcH/HpaI aldolase/citrate lyase family protein; this translates as MDINALQTLLFVPANRPERFDKALASGADAIIIDLEDAVPASEKDAASSALSQWLESQPANSVLIRINGTGSPWFSQDTSVCRSPAVAGIVVPKVDNPEALTELAHLSEKPLLPFIESALAFSRLNELAQVPNVARLLFGKLDLAFDLGMDYPPPAGEPLDETAFLYARSQLVLCSRVHGLGAPIDAVYTALYDAKGLTDYARQGMRLGFGGFLLIHPAQVAPANKALTPTSAQISWAKQVLAAEQREKGAVVAVSGNMVDIPVMARAKRIMAQLP
- the hmpA gene encoding NO-inducible flavohemoprotein produces the protein MLDSRTREIVKSTVPLLESANTALTQHFYQRMFRDNPELKDVFNLSNQVSGRQPAALFNAVLAYAKNIDNPAVLASAVERIAQKHTGFAITPAQYDIVGHHLLETIKELAPDAATPEVIDAWAQAYGALAGLFIGREEQLYQQSEQKIGGWRGYRDFIVKDKQVESAVITSFLLEPKDGGAVMDFLPGQYLNLHLVSPKLANNEYRQYSLCQAPNGKTYRIAVKREPNGVASNFMHDEVHVGDSLQVLPPSGDFFMEVGPEIPVVLISGGVGQTPMRAMLDQLIKHKHTAAIHWLHACEDGTQHAFQKDIQALRQANSNLTTHIWYRTPGEQDQAAEHYHSEGFMNLNQLKDSITTPNTHYYFCGPLPFMAMVKETLVGWGVSDDRLHYEVFGPHETL
- a CDS encoding DUF4202 domain-containing protein, giving the protein MTQDTTSRLAQVLALIDEENKQDPNQELAHGQSWPKEYLYGLRMTEQQRAFVPNADELLQIACRAQHIKRWSIARASYPMNRAGYHQWRSDLGAFHGELTAQLMAKVGYSLAEQSTVKNLLLKKQLKQDPQAQALEDVICLVFLRYYLADFAQRHSEEKIVSIIKKTWRKMSASGQAAALELPLSDEVTALVAKALACSEE
- a CDS encoding AzlD family protein, coding for MTLTTAGNGTLLIILAMAIVTLATRLGGVFVMSFIPFNQRVHQFITAMSGSVLVAILTPMAIHGDIGARAALLTTALTMLLLKKQLPAITAGIIAAALSRHFFLL
- a CDS encoding AzlC family ABC transporter permease; this encodes MNTAMDTYAAQAKFSAAETWLGFKQLLPLSFFVGAFGLAFGLAAAQTGLSEVEIAWMSALVFAGTSQFAALDMWGLQVPLMPLVITTFAINARHLLMGATLYPWLRYLPPLKRYGLMLFASDANWAMAMQSFYKGERALGLFFGGGLAIWSCWMLGTGIGLYFGSAIEDPVSIGLDMVLGCFLLAMLLGGRKDSRTLVIWLVAGSCSMLAYWWLPANSHVVVGALSGGLLGSIWMENSASPTSHLEKPKQDSP
- a CDS encoding porin family protein — translated: MFKKLTTVSLAVAALACGGQAMAANYVGGNILASKYDEDRGGSADLVSLYGRLGTEFSENFSGELRLGTGIDDDNIGRTKIEQDLFYGAYVRGGIPLGDVFFPYAVLGVTHTKIKYSGPFNSYTNSGSDVSFGLGTDVHLNANTDLNIEYMSYYDKNDVSIDGFAVGVTYRF
- the ettA gene encoding energy-dependent translational throttle protein EttA, which produces MAQFVYSMNRVGKVVPPKRHILKNISLSFFPGAKIGVLGLNGAGKSTLLRIMAGLDTEIEGEARPQPGINIGYLPQEPKLKPEQTVRQAIEEAVSEVAGALKELDEVYAAYAEPDADFDQLAKRQGELEAIIQAGDGHNLDNQLERAADALRLPPWDATIDKLSGGERRRVAMCQLLLEKPDMLLLDEPTNHLDAESVAWLERFLHDYEGTVVAITHDRYFLDNVAGWILELDRGEGIPWEGNYSSWLEQKDERLSQEQSSEAARQKSIQKELEWVRQNPKGRQAKSKARMARFEELQNQDFQKRNETNELFIPPGPRLGDQVIDVANLTKSYGDRVLIDDLSFSIPKGAIVGIIGPNGAGKSTLFRMLTGAEQPDSGTITLGESVQLASVEQFRDSMDDKKTVWEEVADGQDMLRIGNLEIPSRAYLGRFNFKGIDQQKRVGELSGGERGRLHMAKLLQSGGNVLLLDEPTNDLDIETLRALENAILEFPGCAMVISHDRWFLDRIATHILDYQDEGKVEFFEGNFSEYEDWKKKTYGAESVQPKRIKYKRVTK
- a CDS encoding ExbD/TolR family protein → MIGRPESGHSSWRTLTPDITPLLDIIFIVLVFLLLTANIPLQSLEVDLPKTDSEALGAMVETKTMTINMLAGSPAWALDGQEYADWQQFKPILVEHIDALKETDLVLASDKDVTVDSMLKLLAFLQEHKITATQILMDDE
- a CDS encoding MotA/TolQ/ExbB proton channel family protein; protein product: MSFLSQVHQQLGLMSWPLILCSIITVAIWLERSVSLLWISLRGEQAKKQLQQQGGSYATVKDEQSNSLILRGCSLLVRHQSCDKATREDLAGVWLQQQRRKLHSGLRVLTLVGVISPLLGLLGTVLGLIEMFKSIGLSSDPVTPALLADGLGLAMSTTAAGLLIALPAIAGAQLFGLWADRLLDKLTDELNQCNLQLEGVQIGGRP
- a CDS encoding energy transducer TonB; translation: MSLKRYATFALASLVVHAIIAQAMEPQDLTLAVAPTHPGPISVQMVPTVIKAPPVVEPEPIPEPEPKPEPKPEPKPEPEPKPEPKPEPKPEPKPVPKPAPKPVPKPEPKPQPKPKPVPKPQPTPAPTPEPAPKPLVKEAPKAQPKVAKDTTPKRIEQPSFKSKPAPIAYPIQARRRGQEGTVVVEVWLDEQGRQIKRVVAKSSGVSALDNTALKGIAKYRFSAYVENGRAIAHRVHIPIRFKLD
- a CDS encoding CBS domain-containing protein — its product is MMMTTRTVGDIMTRELLTLDQSATLKDAHDLMREKSIRHIPVVDPLTGKLMGVLTQKRMIATIMSLLSDYGVSALERRERQCRVVEIIDPAFESVDEQAPLTDAVAFFLKNKHGCLTIVDENQCLIGIVTSSDFVRLCAKLLASQLSE